Part of the Imperialibacter roseus genome, TTTTTTTGATTTTTTGTCATGACGTATAGGTTTAGTGATTAGCATTTACAACGCCTTCAAAATAGCCCTACTTCTCTCCTCATAAGCCGTGCCCGACTCTGCCAACTCCTCAAATAACTCTTTCGCTTTCTCCTCTTCTTCCAGCTTGAGCCAGGCCAGGGCCAGGTACCATTGCACCTGCGTTTTGTAGTCTTCGGCTTCTTTGCTCAATGGTTCCCAAATGGCTGCTGCTTTTACCGCCTCATCTTTGGCCAAATAGCTCATGCCCAGGTAAAACAGTGTGCCTTCGTCCGGGTGTTTGATACTTTCAAAGATTTCAATGGCCATACCGTAGTCCTCATCGGCATATCTTCTGAAAGCCAGGTCTTTACTCGTTAGACTGTCTTTGGTACTGCTGTCCCGGTAAATGGGTGCTTCCACATTGGGGTACACCTCAAAGTATTCGGCATACAACGCCTGTGGCTCTGTGCTTCTCAGCAAAAAGAACCACGCAACTACTACCAGCAGCGCCACCGATGCTGCCGCTGGCAACCAAACCTTCCAGCTGAAAGTAGCGGCCCCGGTTGGTGCCGTTTCGACAATGTTGGCTTCTGCCGCCTGAATCGCCTTCCAGGCTTTCTCCAGCTCAGCTCGTTCCAGTCCTTTTTGTAAGTATCTCACATCTTCAAACAGTTGTGCAAAATCTTTCTCTGCCGCTAGTCTTTGCCTAAGGGCTTCTGCCTCGCTTTCAGAAAGCTCTCCGCTGAGGTACCTGTCGATTAGTGCTATGTCATGCTCTTCCATTTACCTCTATTAAGCTAAAGCCATTTGAATCTTTTCTTTTTGCAGCAGCTCCCTTAGCTGCTGCAGGCACTTGTATTTTTTGTTCTTGGCCGTTGCTTCGTTTTTGTAGCCAAACTCCTCCATCAGCTGCCTGATGCTTGCCCGGAAGTAGTAAAACCGTGTCAGCATACTTTGGCACGGATCGCCCAGCTTTTCAATGGCCTTTTTAGTCGCCTCCAGCAAACTTTCTTTCAGCAGTGCTTCGTCGGTTGCCTCCTGACCTTCACCTCTGTCATCCACCCATTCCAGGGGATTGCTGCTCAAAGGTATTTTCATGTCTTCTCTTACCATTTCCTTGTACACATTGAGCCCTATGCTGAACAGGTAGGGCTTTATGCTGTCGTACATCATGGTCATTTTTCCCTTTACCACATTGTTGTACAGCCGCAAAGTAGCTACCTGATAAATGTCCATGGCGTCGTCGTTGCTCATTTTGTATTTAGCCCGGATCATGGCGATAAATTCCTGACGGTATTTGCTGTATAATTCGCCGAGGGCCTGCATGTCTCCGTTTTTAAGCGAAGTGATCAAGGTTTCATCCATTCCGGTTGTAGTATAATGATTGAAAAGACTAAAGGTCACCTAAAATACCTAAATATAAGTAGCAGCAAAAAAATCAAGAATGTGCGGTGACCTTTTCTTGGAATCGTCATAAGGTAGTGTATTAAAAATGAAACTATCATGACCGAACAAGCCAATCCATTAACGAGAAGAGAAAAGGAGATCATTGAGCAGTTGTCGTTTGGCTATAGCGCCAAGCAGATTTCGGACATCCTTTTCATTAGTGAATTAACCGTAGCCAAGCACAAAAGCAACCTGTTCATGAAGCTAAATGTGAATAATACACCACACCTGGTGAGCATGGCCCTGAGGGAAGGACTGATATGCTGACAGTTTACTTTGAATAAAGCAACAACGAGAACTAATACGTAGAATCT contains:
- a CDS encoding RNA polymerase sigma factor, with the protein product MDETLITSLKNGDMQALGELYSKYRQEFIAMIRAKYKMSNDDAMDIYQVATLRLYNNVVKGKMTMMYDSIKPYLFSIGLNVYKEMVREDMKIPLSSNPLEWVDDRGEGQEATDEALLKESLLEATKKAIEKLGDPCQSMLTRFYYFRASIRQLMEEFGYKNEATAKNKKYKCLQQLRELLQKEKIQMALA
- a CDS encoding response regulator transcription factor, yielding MTEQANPLTRREKEIIEQLSFGYSAKQISDILFISELTVAKHKSNLFMKLNVNNTPHLVSMALREGLIC